In the genome of Arachis stenosperma cultivar V10309 chromosome 6, arast.V10309.gnm1.PFL2, whole genome shotgun sequence, the window ATTAGAGACGTggaaagaaaattggggatgaATGAAAGAGGATTCTCAAGATAGTGCCAAGTATTGCTGAGAAGAGGCCAACCCATGTCTCCTAACTTGAAATCATAATACCATTCATTTAGTCTTCTCCCCAATGTGTTTAACACAAAGTACCATGCCAACAATGTTGCACTTATTAGCTCCATTTCCATTCCCAGTTTCTTGAGTTAAGTTGTGTGTCTTAGGGGCTATGTTTTATTAggacttttttttttgggttattGTTTTATTAGGACTTTGCATTGTTACTCTCTTAAATTAGTATcatcattataattatatatatagagaaaAGTAGTTCATATACTAATATATAACACACTCACACCATTAATTCGACCACTTtcacttttttaatttaacttttgGACACTACGGGAGTGATGGGTTTATGTCTTATTATATATCTGTTGGCACATGCATGGATATATAGATCTAATCATctaatttgtttatttattttgcttatTATCATTTTGAAAAGAACTTTTTTtactgtttttattttaataaaaaaacgaaaatcaATTCAGgtaaatgtattttttttgacaaaaatattcgacaataaacattaaaattaatcactaactaattattattatgcatatatttatataggttttgctattttgtactctaaaaatattgattaagcatattataaaagaaaatgttttaatatttttaatatatttaatgcattgaaaatataaaacaaatatttttataataaatagaattaaaatattttttatggtaTGTTTAACCAATTTTTTAGGGCACAAATAAATAGCAAAATCttatttatatatcttttataaatttttagtaaaataattaatcaccaaaataagagtttaattttgatataccgACGGTGTAAAACGTTTTATATAATCGTGCAATCGCATTTGTTTTTTAGATGACTATTCACACGGTTAATATAAAAAGTAGTTATTTTTACTATGTGGCGTTACATAATTAAATGCGTAAAATTATTTACATTGACcaagcatcaaaattaaatatttattaacaaaaataattaaacattttattaacaaaaaattacctacctttatatttttacatttttatttatattttgattataaatataaaGCTAGTTCggttatacatatttatatatgtttgattataAAGTTTGATTATATTATCTATAATGATTATAAATGTAAATATGTGTTTACTTTATATTCTGATTTGTATTCATATGCGGATGACTAATTgatgtttaattttttgtttatttaattgctATATTTCGTATTATTGTTAGTATAGTCTTGTAGTGCCCTTTAAAAAGATGGTTTAGATATTACTCTCTGTTCTTAAACAAATATAtacacttttaaaatttttttattttataataaatttctATTTATTAATGTAAGTAAATTCACTAATTAATTGACTTAACATTATTAGCGCTTTTTCAGTCATATATACTTCTAAAATGATATATGAAAGAGAATAAATTAggacgaaaaaaaaaagataattattgCTATCAAGGATAATTTCATAactaaataattttaacattttataattttaatatatttcaataattttttaatctaaataaaaatttaaaagtattataTTTAGAAACGAAAAAAGTAcgtaataataatttttaaaagtttgaATGTTTATTAACTCATCATCACAATCGAACTTTTGAAGTAATGCTTTTTTTAGGACTATATATCTATACATGAATATCATATATAAtttcatatataaaaataagtaaaaagtatatttaattacaaaccataaattattataaaaatatacttttaaaCAAATAAGACAGATTGTTTTAAAACATTTTCACacagaataataaaagaatCCAAACCCCATGCTTGCAGCGTGGAGGTCAAAATAATATAGTctatctaataaaataatttacgAGTACAAATAAAATTGTGATTATGCTTTTCCAGCACACATATTAAGAAGTGATTAGGGGGGTGCGTGTGCATCGATCAGAACCAGATCCAACACTTGTGAATATTTTGTTATTTCACAAGTCCCTAGTTTGCCACCTGCCAAGGCAACCAGTCCTTAATTGTCTGTTATCAGGTagattcttttttatttcttttaaaaaaaaaacatttttaatttagaatattAAAACACATAATAAGACTATTATTAATAGAatgttttaaataattttatttaataaataaaaaataaatgtataaaaaatttaaattttttgtattttttttttaattttttaatttatcacatTAATATATACCCTTAAAATACaagttaaataaattatttaatttaatattagaaataagaatatatattcaaataggtctttaaaaaaatttgtaacaaattttattaattaaagtccttaaattttataaaaataaaatatataaatttttatttcaatcAGATTTATTATTTTCACTTAGATATTAAAAATGTAATGAAATGATTTacatatcttatttttataaaattcaaaaaactcaatgtaataatattttttgggAGACGAAAATATTAAatgcaaaattttttaataattaatttaaatatatactctaaatataattaattattttattattttttatgtgacATGTTAATATTAACTTTTGTTGTCATAGactttttaatattaaattaaaatggTAATCTTTTTAAGCACTATATAAATTTACtagtaatattttatttattaatatatatatatatatatatatatatatatatgtgtgtgtttttattttttattttttgttttataatatattatttgtattttaaacaCCTTTACGAAATTAGTTTTAAATCTCTTTCTAAAATTTAACCTAACTTCGTCTCTGTCTAATCATTTTAAGCAACTTATCAATCAATCACTTTGTTAAATCCCGTGCTTTCTCACATTATTCGGGTATACACTAGGCACTTTTTAAACAAAGAATTTGAACACAACTAGGTagagtataaaaataaaataaattaattttgtcgCACTATTATTTTATACGTACatctaattatataatattatattaataaaaattattattttttatattagtcaCATAAATAATCATTCAAAAGAACGATTATAATTATACAATTATATAAACAATTAATCTCTACATACATGTCATTTAAACAAACAAGTCCAAACAAATAATTTTGACATAATTCACCTTACGTGccttctcctccttctcctttttcgttatttttctctttcgttATCGTCATCACCAACATACACtaccacctcctcctcctctttctcctccttttttttcatccttttcctccatcatcttcatcatcatgaTCATCATCGTTATAGTCATTATCgtcttctttttatatatatcctCATTATCGTTATCATCTTATTGTTATCGTTATCGCAGAATTTTTGCCACATTGATAATGTTGTCTGATCGAAAATTGATTTGGATGTGTTTTTGTTGAtaatttagtcatttttttagttattttcaaACTGAGTTTGTGTATTGcaatcattaagtaattttggtATATTTCTGAGTTAATTGATAGGTTTGTAGCAAAATTTTAATGTAAAATCTAAGAAATTTTAGTGtattttattctgataagttctttcctctttctcctccttATCTTTtgctatctttttctttttcttcattgttatcttttttttcttattcatatttttcttcttgttttactctgtTAAGAagaatataaacaaaaaaaattaaataaagatgaagaagaaatatatACTACTATAAAATTACTAGCAAGAAGATGaacctacattcattcaactaaaagaaagaaagaaataagaaaaagaaaaagaagaaaaaaatacagcattacagaaaatatttttgtgtatttgtaGCGAAATTTCGGTGTAAAAACTAAGACatttatttgttattgttaaaaaatttcgatgtatttatattcttataagttctgcataattcaaaattcttcctctttccATTCCTCATCTTTTGCtgctgcttcttttttttcatcatcatcatcttcatcttttttttattcatctttttcttcttgttttaccttagcttctcaagtttttttttattctcttaacaagaataaaaaaattaaacaaaaaaagaagaaacacataatgttGCAAAAATTACTTTAAAGAGGATGAAtctacattcattcaactaaaagaaagaaataaataaaaaaaatgcattaaaaaatatttttttgtatttataacaaaattttagTGTAAAAACTAAGAAATTTATGTGTTATTGTGAAAAAATttcagtatatttttattctcatAAGTTCTGCATACTTCAAAATTtttcatcttcctcttcctcatcttttgttgttttttcttcttcatcttcttatttcattttctcaattctttttggaaaaaaaaaatcaaacaaagaaaaaaatacataatattgtaaaattaatagaaagaggaggaggaaaaaaatgcagcaacaaCAGTAGCAATAAAAAAACGACGAAGAGGATGAAACATGcatgagaagaagaaggagaaatgcgaagaaaaaagagaaagaacgcaaaaaaaaggagaagaagaaggtgaaagaagaggaatagaaagaaaagaaacttaaaatataaatgccagaggaaaaaaataaaaaaaaaataacacaaaaaaaacAACGTAATTATACACGCAGATTatgtaaataaattttgttaagttaaatttaatttatttaaacttgtatatataataaaattattatataaaatattttatattattaatgtatcaaaattaaaatattagaaCAAAAGATCCCATCTTTGTCCAATTTGACATTGTtatgaataataaaatcaaTCACACCATTTCACTCTTTATAGTTCCTAGAAAACCAGttgataatatttaattatttataactTCTGATTCTCTGTTTTAATATAGAAGATCTTTTGATCTTTTCGAATCAAACATTTTAAATAGCGGTGGAAAAAAAAACTTCTTTTTAAATCATGTGTGTGTGACTCAGAGTATACGAGGTGGAACCGCGGAACTGATGGTAGCTGCCATACtatattttggaaaaaaaaaaatatgaatcaCCAGATTTTTGGGTCCCTATTACCCAATTTGGTCGTCACTTCTCTCCTGTTTTTTATAGTAAGTTTGAAAATTAAACTAGTTATAGCAATATCtgatctaaaaaaataaaataaacttttatgCAAATGATGATGCATTAATTGTGCATTCTAAGATTTAAAGGGAGATATACAGGAACAGGAGTTTGATTATGATGAGGTGGGAAGAGCTGCTTCCATTTATGAATCTCCTCCTCACTCTGAAGCTTTCTGATTCCTCCATAAATTCCACACTGATTTTCACATTGTTGACCATTCTTATTTCTTTGTAGCTTTGCTTTTCTCATCCCTGACTCAACATGGTATTGCTTGAACTCCACCACCAACATCtctataataattaatattcttTTCATAAGGCTGGTGGGTAAATATTTAGGCTGCCTTTGTTTATTAAGATAGAACACTGAGATACAGGAACACAGAGATATAAAATCGTATTTGACAAAAAAGATATGGATAGAGACAATATATCCAAAAATAttgaattaatatattttgtgtCCATCTTGATAGAAAAGACACAGAAATACTAACAAAGaacagattttatttttttattatttttattatttttgttaaattttcataattatactttttattattatatttttcgtctcaaattttttaaataaaaaaatagaataaattgaattttcataatttgttctaatttatcaccaaataaaatataaaaacacaaaattttatgTCTCTGTCATTTATATCTTGTTCTCGATCAGTGTCATGTCTTGTCCTATTATCAACAACAAACGCAACTTTAAtggataaataataattttgttttggaataataaattaaattgaattaagtTAAGCATCATTCATCAGATGAACATATCATAATGTAACTAAGGAACAATAATGAatcaatataaatatttaaattagttttcaacgcatttcaaataaaaaaattaattactttgaAAGTTTTCTTGACAATTATTTTCCTTATGTAAATTGTCTTTTCattatgtttattaaaattttattataagagTATACGACACTTAAATCCAAAATAATATCATTATCTATATTATTAGTTCTCTTAAACTAAAAAATCAAtatatttcaaaatcttttaaaataataaaaatttgttaaatttaaaatttttttatctgatttaaaatttttaaggtCCAATTTATGTATTTAGTCATGAACAAAATCTGCAACATAAAGATACAGTAATTGATTAACTAAGACAAACTAATTTTgatactaataaaaatatattttttgttggtGAACACTCAACAATCAGGGACGGATTTATATGTGTAGTTGTGGGGGCAAGTGCCTTCGGTacaatctgaaatttttttaagtagtatatgataataaaatttatttgccttcattaaattattgaatttgatctcataataattttttactcaaattttagtattttatagtcaatttaagaattttatattagatgtcgttagaatgatcaattctcaatttaaataaaattagtgttttttttaagaaattaactGAAAAGagtattatttatcttttttatattagttttaattttgttgttgTAACAACTGCATTAATTGAAAGAAttttttaactataaatttcaataaaaataattgactTCTAATTATATGAGaagtaaatttttaaataagtatttaCTGATATATATAATACTACACATCCAAGTCTTTTTATAAACTAAgtctaatcaaattaaataataagattttgaGTAATGCTAGtcataactaatttttattatcttagaCTAACTTGGTTGGACTTAGTTaacaaaaaaaacttaaatatataacattattctatataaaaaaagagatattttgattgtactgttaaaaaaaattacttaatttttttaaaatataaaactttaataataaaactttaaattatatgttatcatttaaattactattttaatgttttaatttataaattatattttttaaagattaatCATACTATGTATACATAGAAAACAATCACatgtatatatattgaaataaaaaatataaattaaaaataaatttaaaatatatattcatatataaatatataatgattacCGAATAATTTGAGAATTGATTTTTatctatatataatatttttattataaatttttttattatattatatatattttatcctaccatcaaaattttttaaatcctGTCACTGCATGCAGTTGTCTTTATATTTATGaaatttatgtaaaattaaaagttaaaaatcgTTAGATGCGATTTTTACCTAATAACtccatataaaattatttacatGTGGGTTTCCACCTTTCTTACCGGAGTGTTGACAACCACAGCAATAATCATTCTCCTTACATGAGTCCATGTGACCGATTTCAGCATACCACCAATCTGCAAACAAATCATTATTAGTCCTGAAATTAATAATAAGGTAAAAATTACCAAACATTGTTAAACACCAAATCAAGTATTAGCTCCGATATCTTTTGAAAATTGAAGAATAAATTATATTGTCATGTATCATTGTATGACAGGTCTACTTAAATGTATACACATGCATCTAATACATGAAATAAATCCCTtacatattttatttgaatattagaatattaaatttgaattgtattttaaacaattaatgtattatatcatttaatataaaacatgagaaatattttcataatgatattaaaatttaatatgtaatctaaaattttatccccctccaCATTTTACGTATGAGttgaattaataaaagatataattatttcaTGGATTAAAAGTTTGTGCATAACAAATTTACCATTGGAACAACTGCAAACATTGACATGtagtatgtatatatataaatatagaatCATGATATGTGTACACTAAAAATTAAtctttaaattagttatcaatatattaaaaataattaaattaaacaatatatatttatatataaaataaatatataatgactGTCTGATTTTTGGTGTATAcgtaataattttaataaatatataatctcAAATTAGAAACCTACCATAAGGAACTTCAGTACTTGCTTTCCATTGGATCTCAATATGGTCACCGGGCCTTAGGTGATGTAAAGAATCTGATAATTGATGAGGAATATTGCATTGAGAGGTTTCATTTGGTGGAGCTCTCACCTTATCCCACCTAATGTTGTTCCCTATAATCCTCCAACCACCCATTTGTTGCCTATTAATTAAGTAGTATCGTACTCAATTAAGATGCATCTTACAAAATCCATGAATAAGGTCAATTActataattagttattataccttattagttaattgaataataataataataataataatatagtagtataggtatatatatatatatatatatatatatacccgCCCTTACCTTGCTTGAAAGGTATTAGTTTTGGAATCATAGCTGACTAAGGCATTACTGACTAATAATCCCTGAtagaacaaattaaatatataaataaggATTATTACAAATCACACAGAGATTTAATTTGTTAATGAAAAATTATAACTACTCTTAATATAAATGAAATACCTTACCCTATAGATTTGTGCTGGAAACCAAAACttgccattttccagagagatATACAaagccatcatcatcataaGGCTATTTGACAATAATAATTGACCACTAAGAATATTCTTGGAATCAATTAAATATGAACCAAGGCACAGCATAGGCCAAGAACCACTAAAAGTCCCTAGTGACCCATTTTCATCACCACCGTTGTGATTGATAATCATTTGATAGAAGGTGTTTCCTTTTTCCTCCTTTGATTTTGTTACATGCCAGTGCCACTCTTTGTAAGCAACATCACCAAAGACTTTACCCCATTTCTTCTTTATATGGTTTTCCCACAAATGATCACTTCTACATCTAACCCTTAAATTGGTACACACTTGAGATATTGTAATGAGTTCTTTTGGTGAAAGGCGCTTGAGAATGCAATCCAAAATGGATTCAGGTAAACTCAACAGAGAGgtacaataacaataataatcacCTTTCTTTTCAATACTACTCTCCATAATTTATATGTGCCTAATTATGATTACTAACATAGTAACATGCATAGATGAAGTTATGAtgatttctctctctctctctctctctctctctatatatatatatatgtgatgCCCTTTCGTTAATTAGTATCTACTCTCTCAtttgttttaattaatatatgtgtTATGTATTTAATTTGCTTGCCGGCTTTTCCCTGTTTAGATGTGACATCCTTTACTTCATAACATATTTTTTGGAACAATGCATTGTTTTCAGCACGTATGCAATTATTTGAGAAATTAATTTGATAGCTACTTTCAATTCAATCTAAAGTAATAAGACATGTTCCCAGTTTTCAACTATTAAATTAACTTATTAATTGTTGAATTTGCGTGTCACTATCTAGATTATAGAGCAAGATACCGCAACGACGTGAAAACTATAGATTATAGTCTATAGAATAAGGTACAGCAACGACgccaaacatatatatatatttgattgaTAGTGACACGTATTTACGTATATATAGAATAGACTTATCCTTCACTTTTTCGTAACCTTCAAGGCTTCAACACAGGCAGTAGGgcataaataaaacaaatttaaaatctacAATTCTATAATCAATCAATAATTCAACAAAATAAGATATGTTGAGAAATTTTTGAGGCTGCATAAATTTTAGTGATTTTGgtcattatttaattaacataaattttattgattttgtaatattatatatatatttatttatttatttattttttctttcaaaaaaattataaaaatataaaataagaaaataaagaagaagaagcaggagaagagaaggagaaagaggaagagttttaaaTTATACAGAGTTTATCCGCACACATACataaaaaattcttaaataatacACTAAAATATTTTCGTGTTACACCTAAATTTG includes:
- the LOC130933108 gene encoding F-box protein At2g26850-like isoform X4, with translation MESSIEKKGDYYCYCTSLLSLPESILDCILKRLSPKELITISQVCTNLRVRCRSDHLWENHIKKKWGKVFGDVAYKEWHWHVTKSKEEKGNTFYQMIINHNGGDENGSLGTFSGSWPMLCLGSYLIDSKNILSGQLLLSNSLMMMMALYISLENGKFWFPAQIYRGLLVSNALVSYDSKTNTFQARQQMGGWRIIGNNIRWDKVRAPPNETSQCNIPHQLSDSLHHLRPGDHIEIQWKASTEVPYDWWYAEIGHMDSCKENDYCCGCQHSGKKGGKLGTCEITKYSQVLDLVLIDAHAPP
- the LOC130933108 gene encoding F-box protein At2g26850-like isoform X1, with translation MESSIEKKGDYYCYCTSLLSLPESILDCILKRLSPKELITISQVCTNLRVRCRSDHLWENHIKKKWGKVFGDVAYKEWHWHVTKSKEEKGNTFYQMIINHNGGDENGSLGTFSGSWPMLCLGSYLIDSKNILSGQLLLSNSLMMMMALYISLENGKFWFPAQIYRGLLVSNALVSYDSKTNTFQARQQMGGWRIIGNNIRWDKVRAPPNETSQCNIPHQLSDSLHHLRPGDHIEIQWKASTEVPYDWWYAEIGHMDSCKENDYCCGCQHSVFYLNKQRQPKYLPTSLMKRILIIIEMLVVEFKQYHVESGMRKAKLQRNKNGQQCENQCGIYGGIRKLQSEEEIHKWKQLFPPHHNQTPVPVYLPLNLRMHN
- the LOC130933108 gene encoding F-box protein At2g26850-like isoform X2, with the translated sequence MESSIEKKGDYYCYCTSLLSLPESILDCILKRLSPKELITISQVCTNLRVRCRSDHLWENHIKKKWGKVFGDVAYKEWHWHVTKSKEEKGNTFYQMIINHNGGDENGSLGTFSGSWPMLCLGSYLIDSKNILSGQLLLSNSLMMMMALYISLENGKFWFPAQIYRGLLVSNALVSYDSKTNTFQARQQMGGWRIIGNNIRWDKVRAPPNETSQCNIPHQLSDSLHHLRPGDHIEIQWKASTEVPYDWWYAEIGHMDSCKENDYCCGCQHSGKKEMLVVEFKQYHVESGMRKAKLQRNKNGQQCENQCGIYGGIRKLQSEEEIHKWKQLFPPHHNQTPVPVYLPLNLRMHN
- the LOC130933108 gene encoding F-box protein At2g26850-like isoform X3, giving the protein MESSIEKKGDYYCYCTSLLSLPESILDCILKRLSPKELITISQVCTNLRVRCRSDHLWENHIKKKWGKVFGDVAYKEWHWHVTKSKEEKGNTFYQMIINHNGGDENGSLGTFSGSWPMLCLGSYLIDSKNILSGQLLLSNSLMMMMALYISLENGKFWFPAQIYRGLLVSNALVSYDSKTNTFQARQQMGGWRIIGNNIRWDKVRAPPNETSQCNIPHQLSDSLHHLRPGDHIEIQWKASTEVPYDWWYAEIGHMDSCKENDYCCGCQHSEMLVVEFKQYHVESGMRKAKLQRNKNGQQCENQCGIYGGIRKLQSEEEIHKWKQLFPPHHNQTPVPVYLPLNLRMHN